A stretch of the Streptomyces sp. NBC_01428 genome encodes the following:
- a CDS encoding NUDIX domain-containing protein, with product MTIKDTPEEWEVRATETPFKGNKTSVRTDDVVMPDGSVVRRDYQVHPGSVAVLALDDEGRVLVLRQYRHPVRQKLWEIPAGLLDIPGENPLHAAQRELYEEAHVKAESWRVLTDVYTTPGGCDEAVRIFLARDLSEAEGERFDVEDEEADMELARVPLDDLVRGVLAGELHNNCLVVGVLSLVAARQGDGLDALRPAEAPWPARPFEA from the coding sequence ATGACGATCAAGGACACCCCCGAGGAGTGGGAGGTCCGGGCGACCGAGACCCCCTTCAAGGGCAACAAGACCTCGGTACGCACCGACGACGTGGTCATGCCCGACGGGTCCGTCGTCCGCCGCGACTACCAGGTCCACCCGGGCTCCGTGGCCGTGCTCGCCCTCGACGACGAGGGCCGGGTGCTGGTGCTGCGCCAGTACCGCCACCCCGTGCGGCAGAAGCTGTGGGAGATCCCGGCGGGCCTGCTCGACATCCCCGGGGAGAACCCGCTGCACGCCGCCCAGCGCGAGCTGTACGAGGAGGCGCACGTCAAGGCGGAGAGCTGGCGCGTGCTGACCGACGTGTACACCACGCCCGGCGGCTGCGACGAGGCCGTGCGCATCTTCCTCGCCCGTGACCTCTCCGAGGCGGAGGGCGAGCGGTTCGACGTCGAGGACGAGGAGGCCGACATGGAGCTGGCCCGCGTTCCCCTCGACGACCTCGTCCGCGGTGTCCTCGCCGGCGAGCTGCACAACAACTGCCTGGTCGTGGGCGTCCTCTCGCTCGTCGCGGCGCGGCAGGGCGACGGGCTGGACGCTCTGCGTCCCGCCGAGGCGCCCTGGCCGGCGCGCCCCTTCGAGGCCTGA
- a CDS encoding tetratricopeptide repeat protein encodes MADQAVDDGGTKVSAKGRRPAAGSAPTESQFLGRTRELKELRADIERAGLDTLSGRKAPRARVLLIAGKPGSGRTALAAELAGQVAESYPDGILRARLTEPDGTPVPTESTARELLTALGLPTPPGAGADDLGERLREALAVRRAVLVLDDAADAEQVDAVLPDSPDCLVVAVSEGPLTGIADVRPCTLGGLDTKSALELLGHFTGSVRITVDPLAAEGLVELCAGQPAALVLAGGWLAARPASAVADLSKHLRSEGEDGTALARVFRLAYTSLPSTAARILRLLSLAPAGLVDPHTASALAGCSVQAARTTLDDFAALGLLHAVPGPLPQYEVPGCLQPLLQGLVEAHDRPAEVQLARARMLERTVRLLVSCRAITETDSSPAQEKLAGMPRALRFPSPRAAEEWLTVRKPALLASARLAVADGELDTLARRLMAALVRAMVAHFGTQAAAPELYGIHRLVLDVAERRKLPREKAAALLNLADLDAQTGRSTDALARYRAALDAGREANDPYATGRAMESVGGAHQELGDYDRAADWYGRALAERLARGERVDAARLYGRLATAHTYAGRYGEALVNWRSAVAGHRKNGDVAAQARALSETARVQEYAGRPEESLRTCQEAVEWARRADDVRLQAALQLRLADTLDRLGDPAAARLHRAAAERMLGEELPESAIDPEQDANACEIRSASAEG; translated from the coding sequence GTGGCGGATCAGGCAGTGGACGACGGCGGCACGAAGGTGTCGGCCAAGGGGCGGCGACCGGCTGCCGGGTCCGCTCCTACGGAGAGTCAGTTCCTGGGCCGTACCAGAGAGTTGAAGGAACTCCGGGCCGACATCGAACGCGCGGGGCTGGACACGTTGTCCGGCCGCAAGGCACCCCGCGCGCGGGTTCTCCTGATCGCCGGCAAACCCGGATCGGGCCGCACCGCGCTCGCCGCCGAACTCGCCGGGCAGGTCGCCGAGAGTTACCCCGACGGCATACTGCGAGCCCGGCTCACCGAACCCGACGGCACCCCCGTGCCCACCGAGTCCACCGCCCGTGAGCTGCTGACCGCGCTCGGACTGCCGACGCCTCCCGGGGCCGGCGCGGACGATCTCGGCGAACGGCTGCGCGAGGCCCTCGCGGTCCGCCGGGCGGTGCTCGTGCTCGACGACGCGGCCGACGCCGAACAGGTCGACGCGGTGCTGCCCGACTCCCCGGACTGCCTGGTCGTCGCCGTGTCCGAGGGACCGCTGACCGGGATCGCGGACGTCCGCCCCTGCACCCTCGGCGGCCTGGACACCAAGTCCGCCCTCGAACTCCTCGGCCACTTCACCGGCTCGGTGCGCATCACCGTGGACCCGCTCGCCGCCGAGGGACTGGTCGAGCTCTGCGCCGGTCAGCCGGCCGCCCTGGTGCTCGCCGGCGGCTGGCTCGCCGCCCGCCCGGCGTCCGCCGTCGCCGACCTCTCCAAGCACCTGCGGTCCGAGGGCGAGGACGGCACCGCGCTGGCCCGCGTCTTCCGGCTCGCCTACACCTCGCTGCCGAGCACGGCCGCGCGGATACTGCGCCTGCTCTCCCTCGCGCCCGCGGGCCTGGTGGACCCGCACACGGCCTCCGCGCTGGCCGGCTGCTCGGTCCAGGCCGCGCGCACCACGCTCGACGACTTCGCCGCGCTCGGCCTGCTCCACGCGGTCCCCGGCCCGCTGCCCCAGTACGAGGTCCCCGGCTGCCTGCAGCCGCTCCTCCAGGGACTCGTCGAGGCCCACGACCGTCCCGCCGAGGTGCAGCTCGCCCGTGCCCGGATGCTGGAGCGGACCGTACGGCTGCTGGTGTCCTGCCGCGCCATCACCGAGACCGACAGCTCGCCCGCCCAGGAGAAGCTCGCCGGGATGCCGCGCGCCCTGCGCTTCCCGAGCCCCCGGGCGGCCGAGGAGTGGCTGACCGTCCGCAAGCCCGCGCTGCTCGCCTCCGCCCGGCTCGCGGTGGCGGACGGGGAGCTGGACACCCTCGCCCGGCGTCTGATGGCCGCGCTGGTGCGGGCCATGGTCGCGCACTTCGGCACCCAGGCCGCCGCACCCGAGCTGTACGGCATCCACCGGCTCGTCCTGGACGTCGCCGAGCGCCGGAAGCTGCCCCGCGAGAAGGCCGCGGCCCTGCTGAACCTCGCCGACCTCGACGCGCAGACCGGCCGGAGCACGGATGCCCTCGCCCGCTACCGGGCCGCGCTGGACGCCGGACGCGAGGCGAACGACCCGTACGCGACCGGCCGCGCGATGGAATCCGTAGGCGGTGCCCACCAGGAGCTGGGCGACTACGACCGGGCCGCCGACTGGTACGGCCGGGCCCTCGCCGAGCGCCTCGCCCGCGGCGAGCGGGTGGACGCCGCCCGGCTGTACGGACGCCTCGCCACCGCGCACACCTACGCGGGCCGCTACGGCGAGGCGCTGGTCAACTGGCGCTCCGCCGTCGCCGGGCACCGCAAGAACGGCGATGTCGCCGCGCAGGCACGCGCGTTGAGCGAGACCGCGCGCGTCCAGGAGTACGCGGGACGGCCCGAGGAGTCGTTGCGCACCTGCCAGGAGGCCGTCGAGTGGGCGCGTCGCGCGGACGACGTACGGCTGCAGGCCGCGCTGCAGCTCCGGCTGGCCGACACCCTGGACCGGCTCGGCGACCCGGCGGCCGCCCGGCTGCACCGCGCCGCCGCCGAGCGCATGCTGGGAGAAGAGCTCCCGGAGAGCGCAATCGACCCGGAACAGGACGCTAACGCCTGCGAAATCCGTAGTGCATCCGCTGAAGGTTGA
- the ald gene encoding alanine dehydrogenase gives MIDVKVGIPREVKNNEFRVAITPAGVHELVRHGHQVVVEQNAGVGSSITDEEYVSAGAQILGTADEVWATADLLLKVKEPIAEEYHRLRKDQTLFTYLHLAASKECTDALLESGTTAIAYETVELPSRALPLLAPMSEVAGRLAPQVGAYQLMRANGGRGVLPGGVPGVLAAKAVVIGGGVSGWNAAQIAIGMGFHVTLLDRDINKLKEADKIFGTKIQTVVSNTFELEKACLEADLVIGAVLIPGAKAPKLVTNELVSRMKPGSVLVDIAIDQGGCFEDSRPTTHAEPTFPVHNSVFYCVANMPGAVPNTSTYALTNATLPYIVELANRGWVEALRRDNALAKGLNTHDGKVVYREVAEAHGLEHVSLESLLS, from the coding sequence GTGATCGACGTGAAGGTCGGCATCCCCCGCGAGGTCAAGAACAACGAGTTCCGGGTGGCCATCACCCCCGCCGGCGTGCACGAGCTGGTGCGCCACGGCCACCAGGTCGTCGTCGAGCAGAACGCCGGTGTCGGCTCCTCGATCACGGACGAGGAGTACGTCTCCGCCGGTGCGCAGATCCTCGGCACCGCCGACGAGGTCTGGGCCACCGCCGACCTGCTGCTCAAGGTCAAGGAGCCGATCGCGGAGGAGTACCACCGCCTGCGCAAGGACCAGACGCTCTTCACGTACCTGCACCTCGCCGCCTCCAAGGAGTGCACGGACGCCCTCCTGGAGTCGGGCACCACGGCGATCGCGTACGAGACCGTCGAGCTCCCGAGCCGCGCGCTGCCGCTGCTCGCCCCGATGTCCGAGGTCGCGGGCCGGCTGGCCCCGCAGGTCGGCGCCTACCAGCTGATGCGCGCCAACGGCGGCCGCGGCGTCCTGCCGGGCGGTGTCCCGGGCGTGCTCGCCGCCAAGGCCGTCGTCATCGGCGGCGGCGTCTCCGGCTGGAACGCCGCGCAGATCGCCATCGGCATGGGCTTCCACGTGACCCTGCTCGACCGCGACATCAACAAGCTCAAGGAGGCGGACAAGATCTTCGGTACGAAGATCCAGACCGTCGTCTCCAACACCTTCGAGCTGGAGAAGGCCTGCCTCGAGGCCGACCTCGTGATCGGTGCCGTGCTCATCCCGGGCGCCAAGGCCCCGAAGCTGGTCACCAACGAGCTCGTGTCCCGGATGAAGCCGGGAAGTGTCCTTGTCGACATCGCGATCGACCAGGGCGGCTGCTTCGAGGACTCGCGTCCCACCACGCACGCCGAGCCGACCTTCCCGGTCCACAACTCGGTCTTCTACTGCGTCGCCAACATGCCCGGCGCGGTGCCCAACACCTCGACGTACGCGCTGACGAACGCGACGCTGCCGTACATCGTCGAGCTCGCCAACCGCGGCTGGGTCGAGGCTCTGCGCCGCGACAACGCCCTGGCCAAGGGCCTCAACACCCATGACGGCAAGGTTGTTTACCGCGAGGTCGCCGAGGCCCACGGCCTGGAGCACGTCTCCCTGGAGAGCCTGCTCAGCTAG
- a CDS encoding ParA family protein: MPARGQSPTGLEAVGSVAVRTFAAHQSPRRTGLTQPAHQSMDGHHVNAMAGNGSGENHTHFADYDELPEGHFYDPDAEYEPDPEYAATLAPDAARQRRERIGPTGRPLPYFPIPGPLTSHGPATIIAMCNQKGGVGKTTSTINLGAALAEYGRRVLLVDFDPQGALSVGLGVNPMELDLTVYNLLMERGMAADEVLLKTAVPNMDLLPSNIDLSAAEVQLVSEVARESTLQRALKPLMADYDYIVIDCQPSLGLLTVNALTAAHKVIVPLECEFFALRGVALLTETIEKVQERLNPELELDGILATMYDSRTVHSREVLARVVEAFDDHVYHTVIGRTVRFPETTVAGEPITTYASNSVGAAAYRQLAREVLARCHAE; encoded by the coding sequence ATGCCGGCGCGGGGCCAGAGCCCCACGGGGCTCGAGGCTGTCGGCTCCGTCGCTGTCCGCACCTTCGCGGCCCACCAGAGTCCCCGTAGAACAGGGCTGACCCAGCCAGCACACCAGAGCATGGATGGCCATCACGTGAACGCCATGGCCGGCAACGGAAGTGGCGAGAACCACACCCACTTCGCCGACTACGACGAACTGCCCGAGGGGCACTTCTACGACCCCGACGCCGAGTACGAGCCCGATCCGGAGTACGCGGCCACGCTCGCGCCCGACGCGGCCCGCCAGCGCCGCGAGCGCATCGGCCCGACGGGGCGGCCCCTGCCCTACTTCCCGATCCCGGGTCCGCTGACCAGCCACGGCCCCGCGACGATCATCGCGATGTGCAACCAGAAGGGCGGCGTGGGCAAGACCACGTCGACCATCAACCTGGGCGCGGCGCTCGCCGAGTACGGCCGCCGCGTGCTCCTCGTCGACTTCGACCCGCAGGGCGCGCTGTCCGTGGGACTCGGCGTCAACCCGATGGAGCTCGACCTCACCGTCTACAACCTGCTCATGGAGCGGGGCATGGCGGCCGACGAGGTGCTCCTGAAGACGGCGGTCCCGAACATGGACCTGCTGCCCAGCAACATCGACCTGTCCGCCGCCGAGGTGCAGTTGGTGAGCGAGGTCGCGCGCGAGTCCACGCTCCAGCGGGCCCTGAAGCCGCTGATGGCCGACTACGACTACATCGTGATCGACTGTCAGCCCTCGCTCGGTCTGCTCACCGTGAACGCGCTGACGGCCGCCCACAAGGTGATCGTGCCGCTGGAGTGCGAGTTCTTCGCGCTGCGTGGTGTCGCGCTGCTCACGGAGACCATCGAGAAGGTCCAGGAGCGGCTCAACCCCGAGCTGGAACTCGACGGCATCCTCGCGACGATGTACGACTCCCGCACGGTGCACAGCCGTGAGGTGCTCGCACGCGTCGTCGAGGCCTTCGACGATCACGTCTACCACACCGTGATCGGCCGGACCGTCCGCTTCCCGGAGACCACCGTCGCCGGTGAGCCGATCACCACGTACGCCTCCAACTCCGTCGGTGCCGCCGCCTATCGCCAGCTCGCCAGGGAGGTGCTCGCCCGGTGTCACGCCGAGTGA